Proteins encoded in a region of the Terriglobales bacterium genome:
- the crcB gene encoding fluoride efflux transporter CrcB, with protein sequence MKENSSVLAVFWISLGAVIGANARYFLSRLITRHMDVAFPFGTLLINVTGSLVLGFFMIWTTERVLADPRWRLLIAIGFCGSYTTFSSYAFETFAYFEQGHLPLLAMNVIANNLFCLAAVLAGAALARAL encoded by the coding sequence TTGAAGGAGAACTCCAGCGTGCTTGCCGTCTTCTGGATTTCCCTGGGCGCCGTGATCGGCGCCAACGCCCGTTACTTTCTGAGCCGACTCATAACCCGCCACATGGACGTGGCATTTCCCTTCGGAACGTTGCTTATTAACGTTACGGGAAGCCTGGTGCTCGGATTCTTCATGATCTGGACGACTGAGCGCGTGCTGGCCGACCCGCGATGGCGGTTGCTGATCGCAATCGGGTTCTGCGGCTCCTATACGACATTTTCCAGCTACGCCTTCGAGACATTCGCCTATTTCGAACAGGGACATTTGCCGTTGCTGGCGATGAACGTGATCGCCAACAACCTGTTCTGCCTGGCGGCGGTGCTGGCGGGTGCGGCGCTGGCGAGGGCGCTGTAG
- a CDS encoding PAS domain S-box protein, giving the protein MATEKLQVLVVEDDEDDFLLLRQLLKKTLGDAEVERAATADAALEMARDERDDLCFLDYRLGEKDGLEVLRELKKRGLAAPVIFLTGQGDEEVAVQAMKAGATDYLLKSKLTVPSLEAAVRYALALRTQEEAVRTARRALHASEQRFRALVENSSDAIVLLDAEGIILYTSQSMRSCLGYAPEELVETSVFQQLHPDDRACVRETFLAMLHTPGLPCRLEYRCPHKNGELRYLEAVWVNRLAEPAVGAVVINERDTTKRKRAEEALQKLSRAVEQSADIVVMTDPQGVIEYVNPAFETLTGYTRQEARGRTPRILKSGRQDAEFYRKMWGTLLQGKVFRDVLINRKKNGELYWAEKTVTPIVDERGEVRNFISNDRDITERRALEQQLLQSQKMDAVGQLAGGVAHDFNNLLMVISSYAELLSDSICATNAKAHHQAQEILKAARRAAALTQQLLAFSRKQVMSPRMLDLNTVLGEIGKMLPRLIGEDIQVMIRPGAALWKVKADPVQIEQVIMNLAVNARDAMPRGGQLVLETSNERLDEDYCRLHVGVSPGEHVMLTVSDTGCGIAPEIQPRIFEPFFTTKERGKGTGLGLPTVYGIVKQSGGSVWVYSEAGHGTVIKVYLPRADAVAGKDDEQPAAAPPPRGSETILVVEDEEAVRESMCEYLTARGYTVLQGKNGADAKEVLAHTSDKVHLLITDVIMPGMSGAELGRWVREVRAETRILYISGYTESMVVRQGIESTSGFLQKPFTLTALANKVRQVLDADATQAKASDAEMAAAK; this is encoded by the coding sequence ATGGCGACGGAAAAACTTCAAGTCCTGGTCGTCGAGGACGATGAAGACGATTTTCTGCTCCTTCGGCAATTGCTGAAGAAGACGTTGGGCGACGCGGAGGTGGAACGGGCCGCGACCGCGGATGCTGCCTTGGAAATGGCGCGCGACGAGCGCGACGACCTCTGTTTCCTCGATTACCGGCTGGGAGAAAAGGATGGGCTGGAGGTCCTGCGGGAGCTGAAGAAACGCGGTTTGGCCGCGCCTGTCATTTTCCTTACCGGGCAGGGGGATGAGGAGGTGGCGGTGCAGGCGATGAAGGCGGGGGCGACCGACTACCTGCTGAAATCGAAGTTGACGGTGCCCTCGCTGGAGGCAGCGGTCCGTTATGCGCTGGCGTTGCGTACCCAGGAAGAGGCGGTACGGACGGCACGGCGCGCCTTGCATGCCAGCGAGCAGCGCTTCCGGGCGCTGGTGGAGAACAGCTCGGATGCAATCGTGCTGCTGGATGCGGAGGGAATCATCCTGTACACCAGCCAGTCCATGCGCAGCTGCCTGGGATACGCGCCGGAAGAGCTGGTGGAAACCAGCGTTTTCCAGCAGCTCCATCCGGACGATCGGGCGTGCGTGCGCGAGACATTCCTGGCGATGCTGCACACGCCCGGCCTGCCGTGCCGCCTGGAATACCGGTGCCCGCATAAGAACGGAGAACTGCGTTACCTGGAGGCCGTCTGGGTGAATCGGCTTGCAGAACCGGCGGTGGGGGCGGTGGTGATCAATGAACGGGACACCACCAAGCGCAAACGGGCCGAGGAAGCGCTGCAAAAATTGTCGAGAGCGGTAGAGCAGTCGGCCGACATCGTGGTCATGACGGATCCGCAAGGAGTGATCGAGTACGTTAACCCGGCGTTTGAAACGCTGACCGGCTATACGCGGCAGGAGGCTAGAGGCAGGACGCCGCGCATCCTGAAGTCAGGCCGCCAGGACGCGGAATTTTATCGGAAGATGTGGGGCACGCTGCTCCAAGGCAAGGTCTTCCGCGACGTTCTGATCAACCGCAAGAAGAACGGCGAACTGTACTGGGCGGAAAAGACGGTCACCCCGATTGTGGACGAGCGGGGAGAGGTTCGAAACTTCATTTCCAACGACCGGGACATCACGGAACGGCGCGCACTGGAACAACAGCTGCTGCAGTCACAGAAGATGGATGCGGTGGGACAGCTGGCGGGCGGGGTAGCGCACGACTTCAACAACCTTCTGATGGTGATCAGCAGCTACGCTGAGCTGCTCTCGGACTCTATCTGCGCGACGAATGCCAAGGCCCATCACCAGGCACAGGAGATTCTAAAGGCGGCGCGCCGGGCGGCAGCCTTGACGCAGCAACTGCTGGCCTTCAGCCGCAAGCAGGTGATGTCGCCGCGCATGCTGGACCTGAACACGGTGCTGGGCGAAATCGGAAAAATGCTGCCCCGCCTGATCGGAGAGGACATCCAGGTAATGATACGGCCAGGCGCAGCGCTGTGGAAGGTCAAGGCTGACCCGGTGCAGATCGAACAGGTGATCATGAACCTGGCGGTGAACGCGCGCGATGCCATGCCGCGCGGCGGACAACTGGTGTTGGAAACATCGAATGAACGGCTGGACGAGGACTATTGCCGTTTGCACGTGGGCGTCTCGCCGGGCGAGCACGTCATGCTGACGGTCAGCGACACCGGGTGCGGGATCGCGCCGGAAATCCAGCCGCGCATCTTTGAGCCGTTTTTTACGACCAAGGAGCGGGGCAAGGGAACAGGGCTCGGGCTGCCCACGGTGTACGGCATCGTGAAGCAGAGTGGCGGATCGGTGTGGGTGTACAGCGAAGCGGGACATGGAACCGTAATCAAGGTCTACCTGCCGCGCGCCGATGCGGTGGCGGGCAAGGACGACGAGCAGCCGGCGGCAGCGCCTCCGCCACGGGGATCGGAGACCATCCTGGTGGTGGAAGACGAGGAGGCGGTGCGCGAGTCCATGTGCGAATACCTGACTGCGCGCGGCTACACCGTCTTACAGGGAAAAAACGGCGCCGATGCCAAGGAGGTGCTTGCGCACACCAGCGACAAGGTTCACCTGCTGATCACCGACGTGATCATGCCCGGCATGAGCGGGGCGGAGCTCGGCAGATGGGTCCGAGAAGTGAGAGCGGAGACGCGAATTTTGTACATCTCCGGGTATACCGAATCGATGGTGGTGCGGCAAGGGATCGAATCGACTTCCGGATTCCTGCAGAAACCGTTCACGCTGACCGCGCTGGCGAATAAGGTCCGCCAGGTGCTGGATGCGGACGCGACGCAGGCCAAGGCGTCGGACGCGGAGATGGCGGCAGCAAAGTGA
- a CDS encoding response regulator, with amino-acid sequence MDYGNENGGELVRILLAEDDDDDFYLTDRALKENRLRNEISRVKDGEELMEYLRHEGKFAGSNGFPAPSLILLDLNMPRKDGREALKEIKSDPKLRHIPVVVLTTSRAEEDVVRSYQLGVNSFITKPVTFLGLVEAMKALGEYWFEVVVLPS; translated from the coding sequence ATGGACTACGGAAATGAAAATGGCGGCGAGCTAGTACGAATCCTGCTGGCCGAGGATGACGACGACGATTTTTACCTTACCGACCGGGCGCTCAAGGAGAACCGTCTGCGCAATGAAATTTCCCGGGTCAAGGACGGGGAAGAACTGATGGAGTACCTGCGGCACGAAGGCAAGTTTGCCGGAAGCAACGGCTTTCCGGCGCCGTCGCTGATCCTGCTGGACCTGAACATGCCGCGCAAGGATGGCCGGGAGGCGCTGAAGGAGATCAAGTCGGACCCGAAGCTGCGGCATATTCCGGTAGTGGTGCTGACGACGTCGCGCGCCGAGGAAGACGTAGTGCGGTCGTACCAGCTGGGGGTGAATTCCTTCATCACCAAGCCGGTCACGTTCCTGGGATTGGTGGAAGCGATGAAGGCGCTGGGAGAGTACTGGTTTGAGGTGGTGGTGTTGCCCAGTTAG